A single Bacteroidota bacterium DNA region contains:
- a CDS encoding glycoside hydrolase family 2 protein translates to MKLSKIFLLILLVYCSNTYAQTEVKELDLWKFYKGDNVYASQTDFDDTEWESVTIPHDWAIYGPFDKEIDKQIVEIEQNGEKVSLEKTGRTGALPFVGVGWYRTNLSLPDFNNAKQALLTFDGAMSNAEVFVNGKKVGNRPYGYSYFYFNISDYIHEGMQNVIAVRLENQAFSSRWYPGAGLYRKVRVIVKNKVCFKHWGHFITTPFISEDLAKINICTQLQGENVSITTFIRDEDGNIVAENIADQRFADEIEQNIAVKNPKLWSLESPYLYTAEIKLYQGDVLKDTELVRFGIREIKYTATNGFELNGQKTKFKGVCLHHDLGPIGTAVNRAALKRQLTILKDLGCNAIRSSHNMPSIEQLELCDEMGFLFLAESFDEWKIPKVKNGYSLYFDDWAEKDLVNLVRTTRNHPCIVMWSAGNEVPDQWGNEGVKRLKWLQDVFHREDPTRPVTVGMDQVKAVLENGFGAILDVPGLNYRSHLYEEAYEKFPQGILLGSETASTVSSRGVYKFPVVNESGKTYPDLQCSSYDLEYCNWSNIPEDDFILQDDKPWVIGEFVWTGFDYLGEPTPYIIYWPTRSSYFGICDLAGLPKDRYYLYRSRWNTTDETLHILPHWNWEGRDGDTIPVFVYTNYNSAELFINGKSWGIQKKSDKSKLNRYRLMWMDVNYEPGTLKVVAHNDQGEVVAEKTVVTAGKPHHIKLEADRLSIKANGKDLSYVTATIVDKNGNPCPKASNRLYFEVKGNGKFRASCNGDATSLEIFHKPTMKAFNGKLVVLIQSSIQAGDIELKISGDQLKKEKILISSLKQ, encoded by the coding sequence ATGAAACTTAGTAAAATTTTCCTTCTGATCTTATTGGTTTATTGTTCAAATACTTATGCTCAGACAGAAGTAAAAGAGCTTGATTTATGGAAATTTTATAAGGGAGACAATGTATATGCCTCGCAAACTGATTTTGATGATACTGAATGGGAATCAGTTACGATACCCCACGATTGGGCTATTTACGGACCTTTCGACAAGGAGATAGACAAACAAATAGTTGAAATAGAACAAAACGGCGAAAAAGTAAGCTTAGAAAAAACCGGTAGAACCGGAGCTTTACCTTTCGTTGGCGTGGGTTGGTATCGCACTAACCTAAGCCTGCCTGATTTTAACAATGCAAAACAAGCTTTACTTACCTTTGACGGAGCCATGAGCAATGCTGAAGTATTTGTGAATGGTAAAAAAGTGGGCAACAGACCTTATGGCTACAGCTACTTTTATTTCAACATTTCTGATTACATACATGAGGGAATGCAGAATGTAATTGCCGTCCGCCTAGAAAACCAGGCATTTTCTTCTCGATGGTATCCTGGCGCCGGATTGTATCGTAAGGTGAGAGTAATTGTTAAAAACAAAGTTTGTTTCAAACATTGGGGGCATTTTATCACAACCCCATTCATTTCTGAAGATCTTGCTAAAATAAATATCTGCACTCAGCTACAAGGCGAGAATGTCAGTATCACCACCTTTATTAGAGATGAAGATGGGAATATAGTGGCCGAAAACATAGCAGACCAAAGATTTGCCGACGAAATAGAACAAAATATTGCAGTTAAAAACCCAAAGCTTTGGAGCCTGGAAAGTCCATATTTATATACTGCTGAAATAAAACTCTATCAAGGCGATGTTTTAAAAGATACTGAGCTTGTGCGTTTCGGAATACGTGAAATCAAATACACAGCAACAAATGGCTTTGAGCTTAACGGACAAAAAACAAAATTCAAGGGAGTTTGTTTGCATCACGATTTGGGGCCTATTGGTACGGCTGTTAATAGAGCGGCACTAAAACGACAATTGACCATTCTGAAAGATTTGGGCTGCAATGCTATACGTTCATCTCACAATATGCCTTCCATTGAACAGTTAGAGTTGTGCGACGAAATGGGCTTTCTGTTTCTGGCGGAAAGTTTTGACGAGTGGAAAATACCTAAGGTGAAAAACGGCTACAGTTTGTATTTCGATGATTGGGCTGAAAAAGACCTTGTGAATTTAGTTCGTACAACACGCAATCATCCTTGCATTGTTATGTGGAGTGCAGGAAATGAGGTTCCGGACCAATGGGGCAACGAAGGAGTGAAAAGATTAAAATGGCTTCAGGATGTTTTTCACAGAGAAGATCCAACAAGGCCGGTTACCGTTGGAATGGATCAGGTTAAGGCGGTTTTGGAAAATGGCTTTGGAGCTATTTTAGATGTTCCGGGATTAAATTATCGCTCACACTTGTATGAGGAAGCATATGAGAAATTTCCCCAAGGTATTCTTTTAGGTTCTGAAACAGCGTCAACTGTAAGTTCAAGAGGTGTTTACAAATTTCCTGTTGTAAATGAGTCCGGGAAAACCTACCCTGATTTACAATGTTCTTCATATGATCTTGAATATTGTAATTGGTCAAATATTCCTGAAGATGATTTTATTCTGCAGGATGATAAACCTTGGGTAATTGGCGAATTTGTATGGACTGGCTTCGATTATCTGGGAGAACCTACACCATATATTATTTACTGGCCTACCCGTAGTTCCTATTTTGGAATATGTGATCTCGCTGGACTACCAAAAGACAGGTACTACTTGTATCGCAGTCGTTGGAATACTACAGATGAAACCTTGCACATTCTTCCACATTGGAATTGGGAAGGACGCGATGGTGATACTATTCCCGTTTTTGTTTATACAAATTATAATAGTGCCGAATTATTTATTAATGGTAAAAGCTGGGGCATCCAAAAAAAAAGTGATAAGTCTAAGTTAAACCGATATAGGTTGATGTGGATGGATGTAAATTATGAGCCGGGAACATTAAAAGTGGTTGCACACAATGATCAGGGGGAAGTAGTTGCAGAAAAAACAGTTGTAACTGCCGGCAAACCACATCATATTAAACTTGAAGCTGACAGACTGTCGATTAAAGCCAATGGCAAGGATTTGAGTTATGTAACTGCCACTATTGTTGATAAAAATGGAAATCCTTGCCCAAAAGCTTCCAACAGATTGTATTTTGAAGTAAAAGGAAATGGCAAATTCCGGGCATCTTGTAATGGTGATGCCACTTCTTTGGAGATTTTTCATAAACCTACTATGAAAGCATTTAATGGCAAATTGGTTGTTTTGATTCAGTCATCTATCCAAGCGGGAGATATTGAATTAAAGATTTCCGGAGACCAGCTCAAAAAAGAAAAGATATTAATATCATCGCTAAAACAATAA
- a CDS encoding acetate kinase yields MKILVLNCGSSSIKYQLFEMTTKTVLAKGVVEKIGLKGSFLKNETENGEKVKLEGEIIDHQAGIEYILGVMISEEHGCIDSLNDINGVGHRVVHGGEAVNESVLITDEVIDIIKSCFDIAPLHNPPNLKGIEAIQQILPNVRQVSVFDTAFHQTMPDHAYMYAIPYSLYKKYGVRRYGFHGTSHRYVSKLACKLLNKDYSTQKMITCHLGNGASVSAVKNGKSVDTSMGLTPVEGLVMGTRTGDLDLGVLTYIMDKEEIGIHATSTLINKHSGMLGISGISSDMREIENAFFDGDERARLALQMYDYRVKKYIGSYIAAMNGVDILVFTGGIGENADITRAGICKDLEFLGIEIDEEINNGLRGKDMVISKKSSKVTVIVVQTNEELVIAEDTVAILEKNS; encoded by the coding sequence ATGAAAATCTTAGTACTAAATTGTGGGAGTTCATCAATAAAATATCAATTATTCGAAATGACCACAAAAACAGTTCTGGCAAAAGGAGTTGTTGAAAAAATTGGTCTCAAAGGTTCGTTTTTGAAAAATGAAACTGAAAACGGAGAAAAAGTAAAACTTGAAGGCGAAATTATTGATCATCAAGCCGGAATAGAATACATCTTAGGAGTAATGATTTCTGAGGAGCATGGATGCATAGATAGCCTAAATGATATTAATGGAGTTGGACATAGAGTTGTTCATGGTGGCGAAGCTGTAAATGAAAGTGTTTTGATTACCGATGAAGTGATTGATATTATAAAAAGCTGTTTTGATATTGCTCCATTACACAATCCGCCAAATTTGAAAGGAATAGAAGCTATCCAGCAAATTCTCCCAAATGTTAGGCAAGTTTCCGTTTTCGATACTGCTTTCCATCAAACTATGCCCGACCATGCATACATGTACGCAATTCCATATTCCTTATACAAAAAATATGGAGTAAGACGATACGGTTTTCATGGAACAAGCCACCGATATGTATCGAAATTAGCCTGCAAATTGCTAAACAAAGATTATTCAACACAAAAAATGATAACATGTCATCTTGGAAACGGTGCCTCTGTAAGTGCTGTAAAAAATGGCAAATCAGTTGATACCTCAATGGGACTAACGCCCGTAGAAGGTTTAGTTATGGGAACACGTACAGGCGATCTCGACCTTGGCGTATTGACATACATTATGGACAAAGAAGAAATTGGTATCCATGCAACTTCTACCTTAATTAACAAACACAGCGGTATGCTTGGAATATCTGGAATTTCGTCAGATATGAGAGAAATTGAAAATGCCTTTTTTGATGGAGACGAAAGAGCCCGATTAGCTCTTCAAATGTACGATTATCGAGTGAAAAAATATATTGGCTCTTACATTGCAGCAATGAACGGTGTTGATATTTTGGTTTTTACTGGAGGAATTGGCGAAAATGCAGATATCACCAGAGCTGGAATATGCAAAGATTTAGAGTTTTTAGGTATCGAAATAGATGAAGAAATTAATAATGGACTGCGGGGCAAAGATATGGTAATCAGCAAAAAATCTTCAAAAGTTACAGTTATTGTTGTTCAAACAAACGAAGAATTAGTAATTGCCGAAGATACAGTAGCCATCTTAGAAAAAAATAGTTAA
- a CDS encoding bifunctional enoyl-CoA hydratase/phosphate acetyltransferase yields the protein MLKTLSDLNKLLEKQKDKKKLVLAVAQDHHALDAAYNAYKKEIVEIVLVGKKDEIISLSEKYSYSLTDIQIIDEADKQKAVEISVKLVAEKKADILMKGNVNTSVLLKGVLNKEWGLRTGGLLSHLAIFEIKKYHKLLGLTDVAMNIAPDLKAKVAILKNAIDYMNKLGIEKPKVAAIAAMENVDENMIASLDAALLSKMSQRNQILNCEIDGPLAFDNAISSESAIQKGISSPVSGDADLLLMPNIESGNVLYKALSFFGDAKIAAVILGAKAPIVLTSRSDSEEAKLNSILLAAVSFK from the coding sequence ATGCTTAAAACTTTATCAGATCTTAATAAATTACTGGAAAAACAGAAAGACAAAAAGAAATTAGTCTTAGCTGTTGCACAAGATCACCATGCCTTAGATGCAGCATATAATGCCTACAAAAAAGAAATTGTCGAAATCGTTCTGGTTGGCAAAAAAGACGAAATAATTTCTCTTTCGGAAAAATATTCATACAGTTTGACAGATATTCAAATAATTGACGAAGCAGACAAACAAAAAGCTGTTGAAATTTCTGTAAAATTGGTTGCCGAAAAAAAAGCAGATATTTTAATGAAAGGAAATGTCAATACCAGCGTTTTATTAAAAGGAGTTTTAAACAAAGAATGGGGACTGAGAACCGGAGGATTGCTTTCACATCTTGCTATTTTTGAAATAAAAAAATATCATAAACTTTTGGGACTTACTGATGTAGCTATGAATATTGCACCAGATCTGAAAGCAAAAGTAGCTATCCTGAAAAATGCCATTGATTACATGAACAAACTTGGTATTGAGAAACCAAAAGTAGCAGCCATTGCCGCTATGGAAAATGTTGATGAAAATATGATAGCTTCACTCGATGCTGCATTACTTTCGAAAATGTCCCAACGAAATCAAATATTGAATTGCGAAATTGACGGACCACTTGCCTTCGACAATGCAATAAGTTCTGAAAGTGCCATCCAAAAAGGAATTTCAAGCCCAGTTTCCGGCGATGCAGATTTACTCCTAATGCCAAATATCGAATCTGGAAATGTTCTTTATAAAGCCCTTTCATTTTTTGGCGATGCGAAAATTGCAGCAGTAATTCTTGGGGCAAAAGCTCCAATAGTGCTCACTTCGCGCTCAGATTCAGAAGAAGCAAAACTAAACAGCATATTACTTGCTGCAGTTTCATTTAAATAG
- a CDS encoding polyprenol monophosphomannose synthase: MIRKVFSLEKEYDLLIVEDNSPDGTGAIVKKLQPEYENRLFILERKGKLGLGTAYISGFKWAIEKQYDYIFEMDCDFSHNPDDLIQLYDACIKEGGDMSIGSRYKSGVNVVNWPMGRVLLSFFASMYVRKITGMKIRDTTAGFKCYSRKVLETIDIDKIRLKGYAFQIEMKFTAWKYGFNIIEVPIVFTDRKEGASKMSGGIFNEAIWGVIKMKIRSFFTKYERV, encoded by the coding sequence ATGATAAGGAAAGTTTTTTCCTTAGAGAAAGAATACGATTTGCTAATTGTGGAAGATAATTCGCCGGACGGAACTGGAGCAATCGTAAAAAAACTTCAACCAGAATACGAAAACAGACTTTTTATTCTCGAAAGAAAAGGAAAACTTGGATTGGGAACTGCTTATATTTCCGGTTTTAAATGGGCAATTGAAAAACAATACGACTACATTTTTGAAATGGACTGCGACTTTTCGCACAATCCCGACGACCTAATACAATTATATGATGCCTGCATAAAAGAGGGTGGAGATATGTCTATAGGTTCACGATACAAATCTGGAGTTAATGTAGTGAATTGGCCAATGGGACGAGTATTGCTGTCATTTTTCGCATCGATGTATGTTAGAAAAATTACTGGGATGAAAATTCGCGATACGACTGCAGGTTTTAAATGCTATTCTCGTAAAGTGCTTGAAACTATCGATATAGATAAAATCAGATTAAAAGGATACGCTTTTCAGATTGAGATGAAATTTACAGCTTGGAAATACGGCTTTAATATTATTGAAGTTCCAATAGTTTTCACAGATAGAAAAGAAGGAGCATCGAAAATGAGCGGAGGTATTTTTAACGAAGCTATTTGGGGTGTTATTAAAATGAAGATTCGTAGCTTCTTCACAAAATATGAAAGAGTTTAA
- a CDS encoding dihydroorotase — protein MKTLILNGNIVNEAEVFRGSILIEESKISQIFRTEISANDFNDCKIVDAKGKYILPGVIDDQVHFREPGLTEKAEIQTESRAAVAGGITSFMEMPNTIPQTTTQKLLEEKYELASKKSIANYSFYIGATNQNIDELLKTNPRNVCGIKIFMGSSTGNMLVDDKQVLAEIFAKAKLLIATHCEDEATIKKNTALFREKYGENLPIAFHPKIRSSEACYTSSSFAVELSKKFNTRLHVLHLSTAKETELFENQTLAKNKRITAEVCVHHLWFDDNDYEKFGSRIKWNPAIKTENDKNTLLKAVLENKIDVIASDHAPHTISEKNNSYFKAPSGGPLVQHTLVAMLEMFHKKQISLEKIVEKMCHTPAEIFQIEKRGYIREGYWADIAIVDLNKKWKVTKDNILYKCKWSPFENQEFQSKVTHTFVNGHLAHENGILDESKFGMRLLFDR, from the coding sequence ATGAAAACTCTAATATTAAACGGAAATATTGTAAATGAAGCCGAAGTTTTTCGGGGAAGCATTCTAATTGAAGAATCGAAAATCTCCCAAATTTTCAGAACTGAAATTTCAGCCAATGATTTTAATGATTGCAAAATTGTTGATGCAAAAGGAAAATATATTTTGCCAGGTGTAATAGATGATCAGGTTCATTTTCGCGAACCAGGGCTCACAGAAAAAGCTGAGATTCAAACAGAATCAAGAGCAGCTGTTGCCGGAGGAATTACCTCTTTCATGGAAATGCCAAACACAATTCCTCAAACCACAACTCAAAAACTACTTGAAGAAAAATATGAACTTGCGTCGAAAAAATCCATTGCAAATTACTCGTTTTATATAGGTGCAACAAACCAAAATATTGATGAACTTCTGAAAACAAATCCAAGAAATGTTTGTGGCATAAAAATTTTCATGGGCTCATCTACCGGAAATATGTTGGTTGATGACAAACAAGTTTTGGCTGAGATTTTTGCAAAAGCAAAACTTCTGATAGCCACACATTGCGAGGACGAAGCTACAATTAAGAAAAATACTGCATTATTCAGAGAAAAATATGGAGAGAATTTGCCAATTGCTTTTCATCCGAAAATTAGAAGTTCTGAGGCTTGCTATACTTCATCATCTTTTGCAGTTGAGCTTTCTAAAAAGTTTAACACCCGTTTGCACGTTTTGCACCTTTCTACAGCCAAAGAAACAGAGCTGTTCGAAAACCAAACTTTAGCAAAAAATAAAAGAATAACAGCGGAAGTTTGCGTTCATCATTTGTGGTTCGACGATAATGATTATGAAAAATTCGGTTCAAGAATAAAGTGGAATCCTGCCATAAAAACCGAAAATGATAAAAATACTTTGCTGAAAGCTGTTCTCGAAAATAAAATTGATGTAATTGCCAGCGACCATGCCCCGCATACTATATCCGAAAAAAACAATTCCTATTTTAAAGCTCCTTCAGGAGGTCCATTAGTTCAGCATACTTTGGTTGCTATGCTTGAGATGTTTCACAAAAAGCAAATTTCGCTGGAAAAAATAGTTGAAAAAATGTGTCATACCCCAGCCGAAATTTTTCAAATCGAAAAACGAGGATATATCAGGGAAGGATATTGGGCAGATATTGCAATTGTCGATTTAAACAAAAAATGGAAAGTTACGAAAGACAATATTCTTTATAAATGTAAATGGTCACCTTTTGAAAATCAAGAATTTCAATCGAAAGTTACACATACTTTCGTAAACGGTCATTTGGCTCATGAAAATGGTATTTTAGACGAATCTAAATTTGGCATGAGATTGCTATTTGATCGTTAA
- a CDS encoding NAD(P)H-binding protein: MINRTATIIGATGLIGSQLLDLLQNDSAFSEIKIIVRRAVKIDNPKVKVSIIDFSDEESFQSKISGSSVVFCAVGTTNKKTKGDKNEYRKIDYYIPVTAAKLSLETGCEQFILVSSYGANSKSNNFYTKLKGEVEDTISGLNIPSLSIFRPSLLLGKRQEFRFGEIIATLLMKPLSFLLPTKMKPIRAHDVAKSMIEASKADAKGTKIFHYKEILKSMK; this comes from the coding sequence ATGATAAATAGAACAGCAACAATAATTGGAGCAACAGGACTAATAGGAAGTCAATTATTAGATTTATTGCAAAATGATTCTGCATTTTCTGAAATTAAAATCATAGTAAGAAGAGCTGTAAAAATTGATAACCCAAAAGTAAAAGTGTCAATAATTGATTTTAGCGACGAGGAATCCTTTCAGTCAAAAATAAGTGGTAGCAGCGTAGTCTTTTGTGCTGTTGGTACTACTAATAAAAAAACTAAAGGTGATAAAAACGAATATCGTAAAATAGATTACTATATTCCTGTAACCGCTGCCAAATTAAGTTTAGAAACTGGTTGTGAGCAATTTATACTTGTATCATCTTATGGGGCAAATAGTAAAAGTAATAATTTTTACACCAAACTAAAAGGGGAAGTTGAAGATACTATATCCGGCTTAAATATTCCATCACTTTCTATTTTTCGACCATCACTATTATTGGGAAAAAGACAAGAATTCAGATTTGGAGAAATTATTGCTACATTACTTATGAAACCATTATCATTTTTACTGCCGACAAAAATGAAACCTATTAGAGCTCATGATGTTGCAAAATCAATGATAGAAGCTTCAAAAGCTGATGCAAAGGGAACTAAAATTTTCCATTATAAGGAGATTTTGAAATCAATGAAGTGA
- a CDS encoding enoyl-CoA hydratase: MNYENILENIEEGILTITINRPKFLNALNKKTFAEIETAMNLAISNEKVKAIIFTGAGEKAFIAGADIKEFANFTDEQGTELSSNGMRIFQIIEDSPKPVIAAINGFALGGGNELALSCHLRIASENAKLGQPEVNLGVTPGYAGTQRLARYIGKTKAIELLMTAGMIGAAEAKDLGLINYVVLQEELLPKAKELLKKIMKKSPVAVAGVIKCVNAYYNKKECGFETEAKVFGDCFATEDFKEGTTAFLEKRKANFPGK, from the coding sequence ATGAATTACGAAAACATTCTCGAAAACATTGAAGAAGGAATTTTAACAATAACAATTAATCGTCCGAAATTCCTAAATGCCCTAAACAAAAAAACTTTTGCAGAAATTGAAACTGCTATGAATCTAGCAATTTCTAACGAAAAAGTCAAAGCAATAATATTTACCGGAGCCGGCGAAAAAGCATTTATTGCAGGAGCCGACATCAAAGAATTTGCCAATTTCACTGACGAACAAGGCACAGAACTTAGCAGCAACGGAATGAGAATATTTCAGATAATTGAAGATTCTCCTAAACCTGTTATTGCTGCAATAAATGGATTTGCATTAGGAGGTGGCAACGAACTTGCACTTTCGTGTCATTTGAGAATTGCCTCAGAAAATGCTAAATTAGGACAACCGGAAGTTAATCTCGGCGTTACTCCCGGATATGCCGGAACGCAACGACTTGCCCGATATATTGGCAAAACGAAAGCAATTGAACTTTTGATGACTGCCGGCATGATTGGAGCAGCCGAAGCCAAAGATTTGGGCCTAATAAATTATGTTGTTCTACAAGAAGAACTTCTACCGAAAGCCAAAGAATTATTAAAGAAAATAATGAAAAAATCGCCAGTTGCAGTTGCAGGAGTAATTAAATGTGTAAACGCTTATTACAACAAAAAAGAATGCGGCTTTGAAACAGAAGCAAAAGTTTTTGGCGATTGTTTTGCCACCGAAGATTTTAAAGAAGGAACAACAGCATTTTTAGAAAAACGTAAAGCTAATTTTCCTGGAAAGTAA
- a CDS encoding DEAD/DEAH box helicase, producing MIFKVLGIIEPILKALSDEGYTNPTPIQEKSIPILLQGKDLLACAQTGTGKTAAFAIPILQHLHLNKQRNHGQRKIRALIVTPTRELAIQIADSFTVYGKYTRIKNTVIFGGVKQSQQTDALRKGIDVLVATPGRLLDLMEQGFFTLKDIEYFVLDEADRMLDMGFIHDIRKIIAKLPHKRQSLFFSATMPPDIVSLSRKILGNPDKVVIKPEQATAEKVEQSIYFVEKKAKTKLLVHLLKTEQFDSTLIFSRTKYGADKIVKFLGKADIAACAIHGNKSQGARQRALGNFKSGITNVLVATDIAARGIDIEELSHVINYDLPNIPETYVHRIGRTGRASASGIALSFCDSEEKAYLRDIQKLINQEIPEVEEHPFIIDNIEENSKNQAKAQQDSPANSTNSAKSKKRQKHRRSFSRKRS from the coding sequence ATGATATTTAAAGTTCTAGGAATTATTGAACCTATCCTGAAAGCACTCAGCGATGAAGGTTATACAAATCCTACACCAATTCAAGAAAAATCTATTCCAATATTGCTGCAAGGAAAAGATTTGCTTGCTTGTGCTCAAACAGGCACAGGCAAAACAGCAGCTTTTGCAATTCCAATCCTGCAACACCTTCATCTAAATAAGCAACGAAACCATGGTCAGCGCAAAATCAGAGCACTTATTGTTACTCCCACACGAGAATTAGCAATTCAGATTGCCGATAGTTTTACGGTTTATGGGAAATACACAAGGATTAAAAATACAGTTATTTTCGGTGGTGTAAAACAATCCCAACAAACTGATGCTCTCCGAAAAGGCATTGATGTTCTTGTAGCCACACCCGGGCGATTGCTCGACTTGATGGAACAAGGATTTTTCACATTAAAAGATATAGAATATTTCGTTCTTGATGAAGCAGACAGAATGCTTGATATGGGTTTTATTCACGACATTCGTAAGATTATTGCCAAATTGCCACATAAACGACAGTCCTTGTTTTTTTCGGCTACTATGCCACCCGACATTGTGAGCTTATCACGCAAAATTCTTGGCAATCCGGACAAAGTAGTTATTAAGCCGGAACAGGCAACTGCCGAAAAAGTTGAACAATCGATTTATTTTGTGGAAAAGAAAGCTAAAACCAAGTTATTAGTGCATTTGCTAAAAACTGAACAATTCGATTCTACACTGATTTTTTCGAGAACAAAATACGGTGCAGATAAAATCGTCAAGTTTCTTGGAAAAGCAGACATTGCTGCTTGTGCCATTCATGGAAATAAATCTCAAGGAGCACGACAACGAGCTTTGGGCAATTTCAAAAGTGGAATAACCAATGTTTTGGTTGCAACAGACATTGCGGCACGCGGCATCGACATCGAAGAATTGTCGCATGTTATTAATTACGATTTACCAAACATTCCGGAAACATATGTTCACCGTATAGGTAGGACAGGCAGAGCAAGTGCCAGTGGAATTGCACTCTCATTTTGCGATAGCGAAGAAAAAGCATACTTGCGCGACATCCAGAAATTGATTAATCAAGAAATCCCTGAGGTAGAGGAACATCCATTTATTATTGATAATATTGAAGAGAATTCTAAAAATCAAGCGAAAGCACAACAAGACTCTCCGGCAAACTCAACTAATAGTGCAAAAAGTAAAAAACGTCAAAAGCACCGCCGTTCATTTTCGCGAAAACGGAGCTGA
- the buk gene encoding butyrate kinase, which yields MENINILAINPGSTSTKIAVYKNHNPTFIKNIKHSVEDLEKYESITDQYEFRRDIILNELKDEKINLLDINIIVGRGGLVKPIESGVYEINDNLRHDLKNSPLGEHASNLGGLIADEIAKSTKNAKAYIADPVVVDELMPLARITGHPAFRRKSIFHALNQKAVARSHSKSILKKYEDLNLIVVHLGGGITVGAHEKGKVVDVNQGLDGEGPFSPERSGTLPVGDLARMCFSGNYSHQKIKKMLTGEGGLAAYLGTNSAYDIEMRAIDGDEEALFYFEAMAYQVSKTIGSMAPVLKGNVDAILITGGIAFSKLFVNFIIERVHKIAAVHVYPGEDEMKSLATNGLMVVKGEIKPKIYQKD from the coding sequence ATGGAAAATATAAATATACTTGCGATAAATCCCGGCTCAACTTCAACAAAAATTGCAGTTTATAAAAATCATAATCCAACTTTTATTAAGAATATCAAACATTCTGTCGAGGATTTAGAAAAGTATGAAAGTATCACAGACCAGTACGAGTTTCGTAGAGACATTATTCTTAACGAACTAAAAGACGAAAAAATAAACCTACTTGATATTAATATTATTGTAGGACGTGGAGGACTTGTTAAGCCTATCGAATCAGGTGTTTATGAAATAAATGATAATCTTAGACACGACCTGAAAAATAGTCCTCTCGGCGAACATGCCAGCAATTTAGGAGGATTAATTGCCGACGAGATTGCAAAATCTACGAAAAACGCAAAAGCATATATTGCCGATCCTGTGGTAGTTGACGAACTTATGCCCCTTGCCAGAATTACCGGACATCCGGCCTTTCGGCGAAAGTCAATTTTTCACGCTTTAAATCAGAAGGCTGTTGCCCGCTCCCACTCTAAGTCAATATTAAAAAAATATGAAGATTTAAATCTGATTGTTGTTCACCTTGGTGGCGGAATTACAGTTGGAGCACATGAAAAAGGGAAAGTTGTAGATGTAAATCAAGGATTAGACGGCGAGGGTCCATTTTCGCCCGAGCGAAGCGGAACATTGCCCGTAGGAGACTTAGCAAGAATGTGTTTCAGCGGAAACTATTCTCATCAGAAAATAAAAAAAATGCTAACCGGAGAGGGAGGATTGGCTGCATATCTTGGAACAAATAGTGCTTACGATATAGAAATGCGGGCTATTGACGGAGACGAAGAGGCTTTATTCTATTTCGAAGCAATGGCTTATCAGGTTTCAAAAACTATTGGTTCAATGGCACCTGTTCTGAAAGGTAATGTCGATGCAATTCTTATTACAGGAGGAATTGCATTTAGCAAACTTTTCGTAAATTTTATTATCGAAAGAGTTCATAAAATAGCTGCTGTTCATGTTTATCCAGGTGAAGATGAAATGAAGTCGCTTGCCACAAACGGATTGATGGTTGTAAAAGGAGAAATTAAACCAAAAATTTATCAGAAAGATTGA